A genome region from Christensenella minuta includes the following:
- a CDS encoding ArnT family glycosyltransferase, with translation MNKLRPARRSFREIVRQEHLVFIVLVFVFYYAWSLILPPNVAPDETMRYKIPAFIYQYGALPHGADPLVRDPLWGISYGFTPILPQIISAGFMKIAGLFTADEFALLMAARMVSVLCATATVWIAVKISGELLKGAFRWLFVILIAFLPQFSFLGSYVNNDCFAVFSTAVIFYAWVTGLKYKWPVKSCALLGIGMGLCAMSYYNAYGWLLASIILFFVSNLAMDRARWKDRRFRVKLYVAAGLFAAIAAWWFIRSYIIYDGDFLGLNITEHYKELYAIDELKPSNAPTVQEQGVSVVGVLWNMKWAATTYYSFIGIFGSMSVLIPGWIYKIYAAVFLAGMAGCVVRFIRFIRERDVNKGKKWLMGLCMVLTMIIPVALSIYYSYTSDFQPQGRYIMSLLIPLMLFTTIGIETILRWIFKDKTAAVFAIILAAGLTAVAAYVFFGVYLPLYT, from the coding sequence ATGAATAAGCTGAGGCCCGCGAGACGTTCGTTCCGGGAAATCGTACGGCAGGAGCATCTGGTTTTTATTGTACTTGTCTTTGTATTTTATTACGCCTGGAGTTTGATCCTGCCGCCTAATGTGGCGCCCGATGAAACGATGCGGTATAAAATACCGGCCTTTATCTATCAATATGGAGCCTTGCCGCATGGCGCGGACCCCTTGGTGCGGGATCCGCTGTGGGGGATTTCCTATGGTTTTACACCAATCCTGCCGCAGATCATCAGCGCAGGGTTCATGAAGATTGCCGGGCTGTTTACAGCGGATGAATTTGCGCTCCTTATGGCGGCGCGAATGGTGAGCGTGCTGTGCGCAACGGCGACGGTATGGATCGCTGTGAAAATTTCCGGAGAACTTCTAAAAGGGGCGTTCCGGTGGCTGTTCGTCATATTGATTGCATTCCTGCCGCAGTTTTCTTTTCTGGGAAGCTATGTTAATAACGATTGTTTTGCTGTTTTTTCGACGGCGGTTATATTCTATGCATGGGTAACGGGATTAAAATATAAATGGCCGGTGAAAAGCTGCGCATTGCTTGGGATCGGAATGGGCCTGTGCGCAATGTCATATTACAATGCCTATGGCTGGCTCCTTGCAAGCATCATCCTGTTTTTCGTCTCCAATCTGGCGATGGACCGTGCAAGGTGGAAAGACCGCCGTTTTCGCGTAAAGCTCTATGTGGCGGCGGGCCTCTTTGCGGCCATTGCCGCATGGTGGTTTATCCGCAGCTATATCATTTATGACGGAGATTTCCTTGGACTTAATATTACCGAGCACTACAAGGAACTATATGCGATAGACGAGCTTAAGCCGTCAAATGCGCCGACTGTCCAGGAGCAGGGCGTCTCGGTGGTCGGGGTGCTGTGGAATATGAAATGGGCGGCGACTACGTATTACAGCTTTATTGGCATTTTCGGATCGATGAGTGTGCTGATCCCCGGGTGGATCTACAAAATATATGCGGCCGTCTTTCTTGCAGGTATGGCAGGATGCGTCGTGCGTTTTATCCGCTTTATAAGGGAACGGGATGTAAACAAAGGAAAAAAATGGCTTATGGGCCTTTGTATGGTGCTTACTATGATTATCCCAGTGGCCCTTAGCATATACTATTCCTATACAAGCGATTTTCAGCCGCAGGGCCGGTATATCATGTCGTTGCTGATTCCGCTGATGTTGTTCACAACCATAGGGATTGAAACGATACTAAGATGGATTTTCAAAGATAAGACGGCAGCGGTCTTTGCCATCATTCTTGCCGCCGGGCTGACGGCCGTTGCCGCCTATGTTTTTTTCGGCGTCTACCTGCCGCTTTATACATAA
- the rffA gene encoding dTDP-4-amino-4,6-dideoxygalactose transaminase, whose amino-acid sequence MISFNVPPCGPNSFRYIKEAVFRRHTCGDGEFTQRCSQWIKLNCEISNAFLTTSCTHALEMAAMLCAIEPGDEVIMPAYTFVSTANAFVLHGAKVVFVDIRPDTMNIDETLIEQAVTEKTKAVVPVHYAGVACEMDTIMDIAGRHNLKVVEDAAQGVKSAYYGKALGTLGDFGCFSFHETKNYSMGEGGALLCHGSRYTERAEIIREKGTNRSKFFRGQVDKYTWMDCGSSYLPSDINAAFLLGQFEIADVILLDRMKSWERYYNGLLPLAEEGFIELPAIPEGCAHNAHMFYIKAKDLEERTELISFLKSRYIETAFHYIPLHNAPAGKRFGVFAGEDKYTTRESERLLRLPMYYELQEDDVDYVVSMIREFYLNREVRV is encoded by the coding sequence ATGATTAGTTTTAACGTTCCGCCCTGCGGACCCAACAGTTTCAGATATATCAAGGAAGCCGTGTTCCGGCGGCATACCTGCGGGGACGGAGAATTCACCCAGCGGTGCAGTCAATGGATCAAGCTCAACTGTGAGATATCCAACGCGTTCCTGACGACATCATGCACGCACGCGCTTGAAATGGCGGCCATGCTGTGTGCGATTGAGCCGGGCGACGAGGTGATTATGCCGGCCTATACCTTCGTTTCTACCGCCAACGCATTCGTGCTGCACGGGGCGAAAGTTGTATTTGTAGACATCAGGCCGGACACCATGAACATCGATGAGACCCTGATCGAACAGGCGGTTACAGAAAAGACAAAGGCCGTCGTACCCGTGCACTATGCGGGCGTGGCGTGCGAAATGGATACGATTATGGACATTGCCGGGCGGCATAATCTCAAGGTCGTGGAAGATGCGGCGCAGGGCGTGAAATCCGCTTACTATGGGAAAGCGCTTGGGACACTGGGCGACTTCGGCTGCTTCAGCTTCCATGAAACAAAAAACTACAGCATGGGCGAGGGAGGCGCGCTTCTCTGCCACGGGTCGCGGTATACGGAGCGCGCGGAAATTATCCGTGAAAAGGGAACGAACCGCAGTAAATTTTTTCGCGGACAGGTCGATAAATATACGTGGATGGACTGCGGCTCGTCCTATCTGCCGAGCGACATTAACGCCGCTTTTCTCCTCGGCCAGTTCGAGATCGCGGACGTGATCCTCCTTGACCGCATGAAAAGCTGGGAGCGTTATTATAACGGCTTGCTGCCGCTTGCGGAAGAAGGCTTTATCGAACTGCCCGCGATCCCGGAAGGGTGTGCGCATAATGCCCATATGTTTTATATCAAGGCGAAGGACCTGGAGGAGCGGACGGAGCTCATTTCATTCCTTAAAAGCAGGTATATCGAGACGGCTTTCCATTATATCCCGCTGCACAATGCACCGGCAGGGAAACGGTTCGGCGTGTTTGCCGGGGAAGATAAGTATACTACCCGTGAAAGCGAACGGCTTCTGCGGCTTCCGATGTATTATGAACTGCAGGAAGACGATGTGGATTATGTCGTTTCTATGATACGCGAGTTTTACCTGAACCGGGAGGTCCGCGTATGA